Proteins encoded by one window of Pseudonocardia sp. HH130629-09:
- a CDS encoding FtsK/SpoIIIE family DNA translocase → MAGRTGTGRTTTTAAAGRGSGRSGSRASAARRRPSAGRRPPARRQGPDLVDRGIDAVGRGVAKTVRASGRAVGRTREIDPAHRRDGIGFGMLVLAVIAAAGLWWQAGGSVGYWFTFLVQAVMGQAGVALPAILLGIGIVLVTTEGHPEARPRIVTGSLLLALGVLGLVHLAAGAPAEPDAWRGAGGALGYVAGTPLKAGLSLWTAVPVLVLLTLYSVLLVTGIPVRELPDRVRRLTGQLPPEQAGEGESGADRPRTVADAVAEREGRAEDADQTPKRRRPARRRQGAAEADAFRVEEGEHAPAPVDPSLPGAPEEDVPAAAAPPAKKPRKPVVETPQVADEPIEGEQLSMAIRQPQSDTEYILPPADTLESGPPPKSRSSANDAMIEAITGVLDQFNVDAQVTGFTRGPTVTRYEIELGPAVKVEKITQLQRNLAYAVANDNVRLLAPIPGKSAVGIEVPNTDREMVRLGDVLRSGNARAEQHPMGIGLGKDIEGHYLVANLAKMPHLLVAGSTGSGKSSFVNSMLVSLLTRATPDEVRMILIDPKMVELTPYEGIPHLITPIITQPKKAAAALAWLVEEMEQRYQDMQANRVRHVDDFNRKVRTGEITAPPGSERVYRPYPYIMCIVDELADLMMTAPRDVEDAIVRITQKARAAGIHLILATQRPSVDVVTGLIKTNVPSRLAFATSSLTDSRVILDQPGAEKLIGMGDALYLPMGAGKPVRMQGAFVDDDEISKVVAFTKEQAEPSYTEGVTAQKAGEKKEIDADIGDDLDLLLQATELIVTSQFGSTSMLQRKLRVGFAKAGRLMDLLETRNIVGPSEGSKARDVLVKPDELEGALLLIRGGGTADGGEIADDDE, encoded by the coding sequence ATGGCAGGACGCACGGGCACGGGCAGGACCACCACGACTGCGGCCGCGGGCCGCGGCTCGGGGCGGTCGGGCTCGCGTGCGTCCGCCGCCCGCAGGCGTCCGTCGGCAGGCCGGAGGCCGCCGGCCCGGCGCCAGGGCCCCGACCTGGTCGACCGCGGGATCGACGCGGTCGGCCGGGGGGTGGCCAAGACCGTCCGCGCCTCCGGGCGCGCGGTCGGGCGCACCCGCGAGATCGACCCCGCGCACCGCCGCGACGGCATCGGGTTCGGCATGCTCGTGCTCGCCGTCATCGCCGCCGCCGGGCTGTGGTGGCAGGCCGGTGGCTCGGTCGGCTACTGGTTCACCTTCCTCGTGCAGGCGGTGATGGGACAGGCCGGTGTCGCGCTGCCGGCGATCCTGCTGGGCATCGGCATCGTGCTGGTCACCACCGAGGGGCACCCGGAGGCCCGGCCGCGGATCGTGACCGGCAGCCTGCTGCTCGCCCTCGGCGTGCTCGGGCTGGTGCACCTGGCGGCCGGAGCGCCCGCCGAGCCCGATGCCTGGCGCGGTGCGGGCGGCGCGCTCGGCTACGTCGCGGGGACCCCGCTGAAGGCCGGGCTCAGCCTGTGGACGGCCGTCCCCGTCCTCGTCCTGCTGACCCTGTACTCGGTGCTGCTGGTCACCGGGATCCCGGTGCGGGAGCTGCCGGACCGTGTCCGCAGGCTCACCGGGCAGCTGCCGCCCGAGCAGGCCGGCGAGGGCGAGTCCGGCGCGGACCGCCCGCGCACGGTGGCCGACGCCGTCGCCGAGCGGGAGGGCCGTGCCGAGGACGCCGACCAGACCCCGAAGCGGCGTCGCCCGGCGCGGCGCAGGCAGGGCGCCGCGGAGGCCGACGCGTTCCGGGTGGAGGAGGGCGAGCACGCCCCGGCCCCGGTGGACCCGTCGCTGCCCGGTGCCCCGGAGGAGGACGTCCCCGCGGCCGCCGCGCCGCCGGCGAAGAAGCCGCGCAAGCCCGTCGTCGAGACGCCGCAGGTGGCCGACGAGCCGATCGAGGGCGAGCAGCTCTCGATGGCGATCCGCCAGCCGCAGTCCGACACCGAGTACATCCTGCCGCCGGCTGACACCCTGGAGTCCGGTCCGCCGCCGAAGTCCCGCAGCTCCGCCAACGACGCGATGATCGAGGCAATCACCGGGGTCCTCGACCAGTTCAACGTCGACGCCCAGGTCACCGGCTTCACCCGCGGCCCGACGGTCACCCGCTACGAGATCGAGCTCGGCCCGGCGGTGAAGGTCGAGAAGATCACCCAGCTGCAGCGCAACCTCGCCTACGCCGTCGCCAACGACAACGTGCGGCTCCTCGCGCCGATCCCGGGCAAGTCCGCCGTCGGCATCGAGGTGCCCAACACCGACCGCGAGATGGTCCGCCTCGGCGACGTCCTGCGCTCGGGCAACGCCCGCGCCGAGCAGCACCCGATGGGCATCGGCCTGGGCAAGGACATCGAGGGCCACTACCTCGTCGCGAACCTGGCGAAGATGCCGCACCTGCTGGTCGCGGGCTCCACCGGCTCCGGCAAGTCCAGCTTCGTCAACTCGATGCTGGTGTCGCTGCTGACCCGGGCCACGCCGGACGAGGTCCGGATGATCCTCATCGACCCGAAGATGGTCGAGCTGACGCCCTACGAGGGCATCCCGCACCTGATCACTCCCATCATCACCCAGCCGAAGAAGGCCGCCGCGGCGCTGGCCTGGCTGGTGGAGGAGATGGAGCAGCGCTACCAGGACATGCAGGCCAACCGGGTCCGGCACGTCGACGACTTCAACCGCAAGGTCCGCACCGGGGAGATCACCGCCCCGCCCGGATCGGAGCGGGTGTACCGGCCCTACCCGTACATCATGTGCATCGTCGACGAGCTCGCCGACCTCATGATGACCGCCCCGCGCGACGTCGAGGACGCGATCGTCCGGATCACCCAGAAGGCGCGTGCCGCCGGGATCCACCTGATCCTGGCGACCCAGCGGCCGTCGGTGGACGTCGTCACCGGTCTGATCAAGACCAACGTCCCGTCCCGGCTGGCGTTCGCGACGTCGTCGCTGACCGACAGCCGGGTCATCCTCGACCAGCCGGGTGCGGAGAAGCTGATCGGCATGGGCGACGCGCTCTACCTGCCGATGGGTGCCGGCAAGCCGGTCCGCATGCAGGGCGCCTTCGTCGACGACGACGAGATCTCCAAGGTCGTCGCGTTCACCAAGGAGCAGGCAGAGCCCAGCTACACCGAGGGCGTCACCGCGCAGAAGGCCGGCGAGAAGAAGGAGATCGACGCCGACATCGGCGACGACCTCGACCTGCTGCTGCAGGCCACTGAGCTGATCGTCACCTCGCAGTTCGGGTCGACGTCGATGCTGCAGCGCAAGCTGCGGGTCGGGTTCGCGAAGGCGGGCCGGCTGATGGACCTGCTGGAGACCCGCAACATCGTCGGGCCCTCGGAGGGCTCGAAGGCCCGCGACGTGCTGGTCAAGCCGGACGAGCTGGAGGGCGCACTCCTCCTGATCCGGGGCGGCGGGACCGCCGACGGCGGCGAGATCGCCGACGACGACGAGTGA
- a CDS encoding ribonuclease J yields MERPELPDGPPPALAQGGLRVYALGGIGEVGRNMTVFEYEGRLLIVDCGVLFPSDSEPGIDLILPDFRTIEDRLDDIDALVLTHGHEDHIGAVPWLLRMRPDIPVVGSRFTLALVAAKCKEHRLTPHLQEIREGDRVSHGGWDCEYFAVNHSIPDAVAVAVRTPAGLLLHTGDIKLDQLPLDGRLTDLGGFSRLGEEGVDLFLVDSTNAEVPGFVTPEADIGPVISDLVRRAPSRIILACFASHVHRVQQVLDAAQAHGRKVCLTGRSMVRNMGLADDHSLLNIPPGLLVDIDEAMRLPDEKLVLVSTGSQGEPLAALSRMARGDHRSITIRPDDTIILASSLIPGNETAVFGVINGLTRLGATVVHQGNAKVHVSGHAPAGELLFLYNAVRPSNVMPVHGEWRHLRANAALARRTGVPEESVVIAENGVVVDLVDGRAAITGRVEVGQVYVDGLSVGDVGETTLGDRIALGEGGFIAINVAIDHKTGRALSRPTLSGRGFSDDPKALDAAQALVEDELSRLENEGVTDPHRIAQGVRRVVGRWVSDTYRRRPMIVPTVIAV; encoded by the coding sequence ATCGAGCGTCCGGAGCTCCCGGACGGCCCGCCACCCGCCCTCGCGCAGGGTGGCCTGCGCGTCTACGCGCTCGGCGGCATCGGTGAGGTCGGTCGCAACATGACCGTCTTCGAGTACGAGGGCCGGCTGCTCATCGTCGACTGCGGCGTGCTGTTCCCCTCCGACTCCGAGCCGGGCATCGACCTGATCCTGCCCGACTTCCGCACCATCGAGGACCGCCTCGACGACATCGACGCGCTCGTGCTCACCCACGGCCACGAGGACCACATCGGTGCCGTGCCGTGGCTGCTGCGGATGCGCCCGGACATCCCCGTCGTCGGGTCCCGGTTCACGCTCGCCCTGGTCGCGGCGAAGTGCAAGGAGCACCGCCTGACCCCGCACCTGCAGGAGATCCGCGAGGGCGACCGCGTCTCCCACGGCGGGTGGGACTGCGAGTACTTCGCGGTCAACCACTCGATCCCCGACGCCGTCGCCGTCGCCGTCCGCACGCCCGCCGGGCTGCTGCTGCACACCGGTGACATCAAGCTCGACCAGCTCCCGCTCGACGGGCGGCTCACCGACCTGGGCGGGTTCTCCCGGCTGGGCGAGGAGGGCGTCGACCTGTTCCTGGTCGACTCCACCAACGCCGAGGTGCCGGGCTTCGTCACCCCCGAGGCCGACATCGGGCCGGTCATCTCCGACCTGGTCCGCCGGGCGCCGTCGCGCATCATCCTGGCCTGCTTCGCCAGCCACGTGCACCGTGTCCAGCAGGTGCTCGACGCCGCGCAGGCCCACGGCCGCAAGGTGTGCCTGACCGGGCGGTCCATGGTCCGCAACATGGGCCTGGCCGACGACCACTCGCTGCTGAACATCCCGCCGGGGCTGCTCGTCGACATCGACGAGGCGATGCGCCTGCCCGACGAGAAGCTGGTGCTCGTCTCCACCGGATCGCAGGGTGAGCCGCTCGCCGCGCTGTCCCGGATGGCGCGCGGGGACCACCGCAGCATCACGATCCGCCCGGACGACACGATCATCCTGGCCAGCTCGCTGATCCCCGGCAACGAGACCGCCGTCTTCGGCGTGATCAACGGGCTGACCCGGCTCGGCGCCACCGTCGTGCACCAGGGCAACGCCAAGGTGCACGTCTCCGGGCACGCCCCGGCCGGCGAGCTGTTGTTCCTCTACAACGCGGTGCGCCCGTCGAACGTCATGCCGGTGCACGGGGAGTGGCGCCACCTGCGGGCCAACGCCGCGCTCGCGCGTCGCACGGGGGTGCCGGAGGAGTCGGTGGTCATCGCGGAGAACGGCGTGGTCGTCGACCTCGTCGACGGCCGCGCGGCGATCACCGGCCGGGTCGAGGTCGGGCAGGTCTACGTCGACGGGCTGTCGGTCGGCGATGTGGGAGAGACCACGCTCGGTGACCGCATCGCGCTCGGCGAGGGCGGTTTCATCGCGATCAACGTGGCGATCGACCACAAGACCGGCCGCGCGCTGTCGCGCCCGACGCTGTCCGGGCGCGGGTTCTCCGACGACCCGAAGGCGCTCGACGCCGCCCAGGCGCTGGTCGAGGACGAGCTGTCCCGGCTGGAGAACGAGGGCGTCACCGACCCGCACCGGATCGCCCAGGGCGTGCGGCGCGTGGTCGGCCGCTGGGTGTCCGACACCTACCGTCGCCGCCCCATGATCGTCCCCACGGTCATCGCGGTGTGA
- a CDS encoding MFS transporter gives MTNAATTQPPRSMRRIALASMTGTVIEFYDFFIYGTAAALVFNKVFFPELGAAAGTALALATFGVAFVARPFGSVLFGHFGDRLGRKGTLVTTLLLMGFSTLAIGLLPTTGTIGVLAPILLVVLRILQGLAVGGEWAGATLLTAENAPTKARGKYALFPQLGPSVAFALASATFLVTALTMSNEAFLTWGWRIPFIGSVLLVAVGLYVRLALEETAGFRNSGPVSTKLPITEVFTTRPAAVLLGAGSTTAVFAFFYIGVTYLTSYGTQQLQLPRPSVLAMGIVGGIVFALTTIASAILSDRVGRRKMVLGGNIASVAAGLVAFPIIDIGTVWSFGLGLSLVLGVVGIAYGPIGAQLPELFPTRFRYTGAGIAYNLAGVFGGGVVPLFAAALAASTLGSLGIGLLLSAVSLLSLLCTLALPQTDADSLAEQDAQLAAA, from the coding sequence GTGACGAACGCTGCCACCACGCAGCCACCGCGGTCGATGCGCCGGATCGCGCTCGCGAGCATGACCGGCACGGTCATCGAGTTCTACGACTTCTTCATCTACGGGACCGCCGCGGCCCTGGTGTTCAACAAGGTCTTCTTCCCCGAGCTCGGGGCGGCGGCCGGTACCGCACTCGCGCTGGCCACGTTCGGTGTCGCCTTCGTCGCGCGGCCGTTCGGGTCGGTGCTGTTCGGTCACTTCGGGGACCGCCTCGGCCGCAAGGGCACGCTGGTCACCACGCTGCTGCTGATGGGCTTCTCGACGCTCGCGATCGGCCTGCTGCCCACCACCGGCACGATCGGCGTCCTGGCGCCGATCCTGCTCGTGGTGCTGCGCATCCTGCAGGGCCTCGCCGTCGGCGGCGAGTGGGCCGGGGCGACCCTGCTCACCGCGGAGAACGCGCCGACCAAGGCCCGCGGGAAGTACGCGCTGTTCCCGCAGCTCGGCCCGTCGGTGGCCTTCGCGCTGGCGTCGGCGACCTTCCTGGTCACCGCACTGACCATGAGCAACGAGGCGTTCCTGACCTGGGGCTGGCGCATCCCGTTCATCGGATCGGTGCTGCTCGTCGCGGTCGGGCTCTACGTGCGGCTCGCGCTGGAGGAGACGGCGGGCTTCCGCAACAGCGGCCCGGTGTCGACGAAGCTCCCGATCACCGAGGTGTTCACCACCCGGCCGGCCGCGGTGCTCCTCGGGGCGGGCTCGACCACCGCGGTGTTCGCCTTCTTCTACATCGGCGTCACCTACCTGACCAGCTACGGCACCCAGCAGCTGCAGCTGCCGCGCCCGTCGGTGCTGGCCATGGGCATCGTCGGCGGCATCGTCTTCGCCCTGACGACGATCGCCTCGGCGATCCTGTCCGACCGGGTCGGGCGACGGAAGATGGTCCTCGGCGGCAACATCGCCTCGGTCGCCGCCGGGCTGGTCGCGTTCCCGATCATCGACATCGGGACGGTGTGGTCGTTCGGGCTGGGCCTGTCGCTGGTGCTCGGCGTCGTCGGCATCGCCTACGGGCCGATCGGCGCCCAGCTGCCGGAGCTGTTCCCGACCCGATTCCGCTACACCGGCGCCGGGATCGCCTACAACCTCGCCGGCGTGTTCGGCGGCGGCGTGGTCCCGCTGTTCGCCGCGGCACTCGCCGCGTCGACGCTGGGCAGCCTCGGCATCGGCCTGCTGCTCTCGGCGGTCTCGCTGCTCAGCCTGCTCTGCACGCTGGCCCTGCCGCAGACCGACGCGGACTCCCTCGCCGAGCAGGACGCACAGCTCGCGGCCGCCTGA
- a CDS encoding TIGR03085 family metal-binding protein, producing MSLATAERAALCAEFERSGPDRPTLCEGWNARDLLTHLLVRERQPWSAGGIVLPALSAMTDKAMDGYASAAWPNMIDDLRKGPPAWSPFKVGKIDEIANGAEFFVHHEDLRRGEPGWEPRPSDPGRDGQLWNLLHTQARLLFRRSPVGVVLARPEGATQVVATGFGVVTVTGEPAELVLHAFGRDAARVEVTGLPADVEAYRGAPTGI from the coding sequence GTGAGCCTCGCCACCGCCGAACGTGCCGCCCTCTGCGCCGAGTTCGAACGCTCCGGACCCGACCGACCGACGCTCTGCGAGGGCTGGAACGCCCGCGACCTGCTCACCCACCTGCTGGTCCGGGAGCGGCAGCCGTGGAGCGCCGGGGGGATCGTGCTGCCCGCCCTGTCGGCGATGACCGACAAGGCGATGGACGGCTACGCGTCCGCGGCCTGGCCGAACATGATCGACGACCTGCGCAAGGGCCCGCCCGCGTGGTCGCCGTTCAAGGTCGGCAAGATCGACGAGATCGCCAACGGTGCCGAGTTCTTCGTCCACCACGAGGACCTGCGCCGCGGGGAGCCCGGCTGGGAGCCCCGCCCGTCCGACCCGGGGCGCGACGGGCAGCTGTGGAACCTGCTGCACACCCAGGCCAGGCTGCTGTTCCGGCGCAGCCCGGTGGGCGTGGTCCTGGCCCGCCCGGAGGGCGCGACCCAGGTCGTCGCGACCGGGTTCGGCGTGGTCACGGTGACCGGCGAGCCCGCGGAGCTGGTGCTGCACGCCTTCGGCCGGGACGCGGCGCGGGTCGAGGTGACCGGTCTGCCTGCCGACGTGGAGGCCTACCGCGGCGCACCGACCGGGATCTGA
- the dapA gene encoding 4-hydroxy-tetrahydrodipicolinate synthase, whose protein sequence is MSTGPDPAPGGQQHPPRRPFGEVLTAMVTPFDADGELDLAKAEELATHLVDLGNDGLVVNGTTGEGPTTSDTEKSELIRAVVSAVGDRATIVAGAGTYDTAHSIQLARSAERAGAHGLLVVTPYYSRPPQEGLLAHFTAVADAGDLPVMLYDIPPRSVIGIDVDTFQRLAQNPRIVAVKDARNDLRVGTEVLATTTLAYYSGDDPVNLPWLSVGAVGFVSVIGHVVADRLRAMIDAYHAGEHQRARALHYAMLPVIRGMGRVGGAVFAKTALRLRGIDVGDTRLPLPPATEDQIAAIAGDLAVAGVALDPQARPNVPVYQPGHGALGGRTAADVGAEVAYHRT, encoded by the coding sequence ATGAGCACCGGTCCCGATCCCGCCCCCGGCGGGCAGCAGCACCCGCCGCGCCGACCGTTCGGCGAGGTGCTGACCGCGATGGTCACGCCGTTCGACGCCGACGGCGAGCTGGACCTGGCCAAGGCCGAGGAGCTGGCGACCCACCTGGTGGACCTCGGCAACGACGGGCTCGTCGTCAACGGCACCACCGGCGAGGGCCCGACCACGTCGGACACCGAGAAGTCCGAGCTGATCCGCGCGGTCGTGTCCGCGGTGGGGGACCGGGCGACGATCGTCGCCGGGGCCGGCACGTACGACACCGCGCACTCGATCCAGCTGGCCCGCAGCGCGGAGCGCGCCGGTGCGCACGGGCTGCTCGTGGTCACGCCGTACTACTCCCGGCCGCCGCAGGAGGGCCTGCTCGCGCACTTCACCGCGGTCGCCGACGCGGGCGACCTGCCGGTGATGCTCTACGACATCCCGCCGCGCAGCGTCATCGGCATCGACGTCGACACCTTCCAGCGCCTGGCGCAGAACCCCCGCATCGTCGCGGTGAAGGACGCCCGCAACGACCTGCGCGTCGGCACCGAGGTGCTGGCCACCACCACGCTCGCCTACTACTCCGGCGACGACCCGGTGAACCTGCCGTGGCTCTCGGTCGGGGCGGTCGGCTTCGTCAGCGTGATCGGCCACGTCGTCGCCGACCGGCTGCGCGCCATGATCGACGCCTACCACGCCGGTGAGCACCAGCGGGCCCGCGCGCTGCACTACGCGATGCTCCCGGTGATCCGCGGGATGGGCCGGGTCGGTGGCGCGGTGTTCGCCAAGACCGCGTTGCGCCTGCGGGGCATCGACGTCGGCGACACCCGGCTGCCGCTGCCGCCCGCCACCGAGGACCAGATCGCCGCGATCGCGGGGGACCTCGCCGTCGCCGGGGTGGCGCTGGATCCGCAGGCCCGTCCGAACGTCCCGGTCTACCAGCCCGGCCACGGCGCCCTGGGTGGGCGTACCGCCGCAGACGTCGGCGCCGAGGTCGCGTACCACCGCACCTGA
- a CDS encoding Crp/Fnr family transcriptional regulator yields MSSAARRPDGTVRALPAPDPDDHPVSPFLTAPWTSVTARIAELGSPRHYARGEHVYTQGQLSSRFHLVVSGRVRIYLHRPDGSERSLAYAEPGATLGEAACVDGRPRHLASVCTLPSEIVSVTRDALLTAARDEPELLLEITRRIAYKQRVMQLHVLIEGLPARERIILLLGHLVEAYGEIALDEVARLSIRPAVDELGLLVGLTRVTTSRELSRLVAEGLLEKEGRGFVVRDLPDLRRRVHAVLA; encoded by the coding sequence ATGAGCAGCGCGGCGCGGAGGCCGGACGGCACCGTGCGGGCGCTGCCCGCACCCGATCCCGACGACCACCCGGTCTCACCGTTCCTGACCGCACCGTGGACCTCGGTGACCGCCCGGATCGCGGAGCTGGGCAGCCCCCGCCACTACGCCCGTGGGGAGCACGTCTACACCCAGGGTCAGCTGTCGTCGCGGTTCCACCTCGTCGTCTCCGGGCGGGTGCGGATCTACCTGCACCGTCCCGACGGCTCGGAACGCTCGCTGGCCTACGCCGAGCCCGGCGCCACCCTCGGCGAGGCGGCCTGCGTCGACGGACGGCCCCGCCACCTCGCCTCGGTCTGCACCCTGCCGTCTGAGATCGTCTCGGTGACCCGCGACGCGCTGCTGACCGCCGCCCGTGACGAGCCGGAGCTCCTGCTCGAGATCACCCGTCGGATCGCCTACAAGCAACGGGTCATGCAGCTGCACGTGCTCATCGAGGGACTGCCCGCCCGCGAGCGGATCATCCTGCTGCTCGGCCACCTCGTGGAGGCCTACGGCGAGATCGCGCTCGACGAGGTGGCCCGGCTGTCGATCCGCCCCGCCGTCGACGAGCTGGGGCTGCTCGTGGGACTCACCCGGGTCACGACCAGCCGGGAGCTGTCCCGGCTGGTCGCCGAGGGGCTGCTGGAGAAGGAGGGACGCGGGTTCGTCGTGCGGGACCTGCCGGACCTGCGACGACGGGTGCACGCCGTCCTCGCCTGA